Part of the Drosophila kikkawai strain 14028-0561.14 chromosome 3L, DkikHiC1v2, whole genome shotgun sequence genome is shown below.
CTGGGAAAACTATCTCTGATGCGGGGGTTGCGGGGTGCGGGGGAACATGCCGCCGCAACCTtaacacagagacacacacatacacaattATTTAACTTCAGCACAACATACAGAATCAgataattaacatttttgttttgttgttaattcCATCCAGCCCCGCGGCGCCCTCGAAATATTCTGAATCTCTGACAGAACTCGATCTTATATCCTGGCCTCCTGGCTGCAAATTAACTTTAcacacttaaatattttacgtTAATTGTGTTATTTATGCTGCTGAGCGTTTTCTCTCCTCTTTCTTATTATCCACTTATTTCTCTTCGTCTTCGTgttggtttgtttgtttgttttgttagtttctggtTGTTCTTCATGTTCGCTgcattgttgctgttgctgttgttggttttgctgctgctactgtttGCTGTGGTTGATTTGTTGTAatgtttgctgctgctgcttctgctgcttaGACGGACAACGAAACGAAACTGTTATACTGCGTGATGTTGCGCTTGAGGATGTCGGCGCAGGGTCCCAGAACACGCTCGAATCTGTGGCAAGAAAACGaaataacatttaataatttgtaaaggttttttaatacatttatatcAGTGTGGGCATCTCAACCTCTAAACTTCCcgatttttgttttccttatgttttaaatggttttttatGCGAAAGCGAAATAGAGTCGACCGTTTCACCAATTTTCCTTACGCTCTGTCCGTGAGAACAACCGAAAAAGAAACATATAGGTATCCTCGTTCTCTTTCTGAGCAAAAAACTTCGTTTTTTTCGCAcaaagatttttattaaaagacCGATTGACTGAAAAAGTCAACTCAAACGGTCgttgcaataatttttttctttttggagTATAGTGGTAAGAGCAGAAGACTTTTTTGAATCATCAGTCAAGAGCAAATGGTCTGTAAATGACCGAGAACCGAAAAATTCGCGATCAAATTCAATCTGTTGCTTTCAGACTCTCTGCTCAAAATCAGAGAGAAACACTTGTTTTGCGACTCCACGAATTGGTCAACAATTATCTGCGAGCTATGATCAAAACTGTTTATGAGTTGATTTGtgtagtttaaaaaaaaaacctacatTTAATTGTGAAAAACTTTCAAATAACGAAATTCTATTGTCTTGGGAGTCAGTTGTGCTGAGAAATTTGGAAATGTTATCTTTTCTGTTAacttatttacatatttccctcaataaacaaaaactgccAACACTGATTTACAATACTTACCTCGCCCGGTCCAGCTTGACGCACTTGAGCGGCCCGCGGGCCACGACAGTCGCCGCCCGTGGTCGGTCCAACAACAAAGCAATCTCGCCAAAGTAATCGCTGCTACCCAGGCGCCCCACCTCGGCGGGTTCCTCGCCCTGCTGAGATTAGATAAGCCATTGTTAGGTGGATCTCCAGGTGATCCGGTAATTCGGTCGGTCACTCACCTCCGAACGTTGCTGCAGCACCACCGCACAGCCCTCAAGGATGATGTAGAAATCGTCACCAGCGGCTCCCTGCTTCACGATCGTCTCGCCATCCTCAAAGGAGCACGTCTCCAGGGAATCGGCCACTGTCAGGCGCTCCCACTTGTCCAGGCTCTCCAGGATGGAGACGCGCGATAAGAACTCCTCGTACATCTTGCGCTTGCGGATTGTCGAGCCCATCAGGATGCGGCGGTAGGAGTCGCGGTCGATGCCCCACAGCTTCACGTCGGTCTTGGCCCGCACAGTGGCAGCGCGTGGAGTGCCATAGATCAGGGCCAGCTCGCCGAAGCTGCCGCCCTCGCTGATGGTGGTCACCAGTTCTGCGTTGACAAACACCTGGGAATAAGAAGAGGTGCCAAAAATTAGGGATTCCATATTATAAAAAGATTTATATAGAGTTGGACAACTACTCACATCGACCTCTCCCACATCAATCACGTAGAAGTTGTCGCCCTCGTCGCCCTGCCTTATGATGTCCTCGCCGGCGATGTGATTCACTGGAAACATGGCATCGAATATGTCAGAGCGCTCGCTCTCGTCCAGATGGGCAAAGAGCACGTTCTTGGCAATGGCCTTGGACAGGGCGTTCATCGTTTTGTAGTCCTTGGGCACCACCTTCTTCACGTAATTGGCGGCATCCTCCTCGGTAACGGGCTCGGCGGATATGCCGCCGCGCCTGCGCACGGGCGGAGCTGCTGTCTGTGGCATCGGGCTGAGATCGTCGCAGTCGTCGGGGCTGATTACCTGTCTACTGGCATCCAGTTTGACTTGTTCCTGCcagaaatatatcaaaaaaccATATCGTGAGTATTTTATGTGGTTTATTGTATTAGATTCTCATTATATAAGACtctaaatatatgtttatggCATTGcaggttttttttaagttagtCTGTGTAGGTGGGGCCCTTTTTAATAGTTTGTAGATCATTTTTTTAGAGTAATGAATAACAACCTAAGGGGATTTctctcttaaaaataacatatatgTAATTTCATATAAAAGTGTAAGTTAGAATAATATCGAGGAACTGTACATTGATTCTGAACTtaaagcctttaaaaataaatatatttttaaaacaaaacccttatttatttaaagaaattgtgGTTTATTAAAGCTTTCAAGCTAGTTAaaatttattgcttaaataGTGCAGCTTTTTGTAGCCGTAAATCCCTATTTCTTTTTTCAAGCCTTGGTTTTTTAAATTCCACTGTAAAACGTTTTTTCTCAACAGATAGATTTTCCCTCACTTGATATCAATTCAGTGGCGAAGGTGTGATTAAGTGCTGGTGTTTCACTACTTTCAAATAGCGTTGGTGTTCCCTACAAGCCGGATTAATGTGCGTCACTATCGCTGGTAATATGGCAACTGCAACCAGTGGTTATTCACTGCAACATTGTGCATACGCTAGGAGATGCGTTGCACCCGGGAAAGCTCCACTCGCCCACACCCGAAACTGATTAAGCTCTGTTCCGGAGCTCCCGAGCTCCAGAGCTCCGGCGGCGGTTAAAAGTCGTGGAGCCAAAGAGCTTTACCTC
Proteins encoded:
- the Pka-R1 gene encoding cAMP-dependent protein kinase type I regulatory subunit isoform X4 — translated: MPQTAAPPVRRRGGISAEPVTEEDAANYVKKVVPKDYKTMNALSKAIAKNVLFAHLDESERSDIFDAMFPVNHIAGEDIIRQGDEGDNFYVIDVGEVDVFVNAELVTTISEGGSFGELALIYGTPRAATVRAKTDVKLWGIDRDSYRRILMGSTIRKRKMYEEFLSRVSILESLDKWERLTVADSLETCSFEDGETIVKQGAAGDDFYIILEGCAVVLQQRSEQGEEPAEVGRLGSSDYFGEIALLLDRPRAATVVARGPLKCVKLDRARFERVLGPCADILKRNITQYNSFVSLSV
- the Pka-R1 gene encoding cAMP-dependent protein kinase type I regulatory subunit isoform X3, with amino-acid sequence MSKEQVKLDASRQVISPDDCDDLSPMPQTAAPPVRRRGGISAEPVTEEDAANYVKKVVPKDYKTMNALSKAIAKNVLFAHLDESERSDIFDAMFPVNHIAGEDIIRQGDEGDNFYVIDVGEVDVFVNAELVTTISEGGSFGELALIYGTPRAATVRAKTDVKLWGIDRDSYRRILMGSTIRKRKMYEEFLSRVSILESLDKWERLTVADSLETCSFEDGETIVKQGAAGDDFYIILEGCAVVLQQRSEQGEEPAEVGRLGSSDYFGEIALLLDRPRAATVVARGPLKCVKLDRARFERVLGPCADILKRNITQYNSFVSLSV
- the Pka-R1 gene encoding cAMP-dependent protein kinase type I regulatory subunit isoform X2; the protein is MSYMMAKTLEEQSLRECEHYIQTHGIQRVLKDCIVQLCVCRPENPVQFLRQYFQKLEREQVKLDASRQVISPDDCDDLSPMPQTAAPPVRRRGGISAEPVTEEDAANYVKKVVPKDYKTMNALSKAIAKNVLFAHLDESERSDIFDAMFPVNHIAGEDIIRQGDEGDNFYVIDVGEVDVFVNAELVTTISEGGSFGELALIYGTPRAATVRAKTDVKLWGIDRDSYRRILMGSTIRKRKMYEEFLSRVSILESLDKWERLTVADSLETCSFEDGETIVKQGAAGDDFYIILEGCAVVLQQRSEGEEPAEVGRLGSSDYFGEIALLLDRPRAATVVARGPLKCVKLDRARFERVLGPCADILKRNITQYNSFVSLSV
- the Pka-R1 gene encoding cAMP-dependent protein kinase type I regulatory subunit isoform X1; translation: MSYMMAKTLEEQSLRECEHYIQTHGIQRVLKDCIVQLCVCRPENPVQFLRQYFQKLEREQVKLDASRQVISPDDCDDLSPMPQTAAPPVRRRGGISAEPVTEEDAANYVKKVVPKDYKTMNALSKAIAKNVLFAHLDESERSDIFDAMFPVNHIAGEDIIRQGDEGDNFYVIDVGEVDVFVNAELVTTISEGGSFGELALIYGTPRAATVRAKTDVKLWGIDRDSYRRILMGSTIRKRKMYEEFLSRVSILESLDKWERLTVADSLETCSFEDGETIVKQGAAGDDFYIILEGCAVVLQQRSEQGEEPAEVGRLGSSDYFGEIALLLDRPRAATVVARGPLKCVKLDRARFERVLGPCADILKRNITQYNSFVSLSV